A section of the bacterium genome encodes:
- the mfd gene encoding transcription-repair coupling factor translates to MPPLDRLLRYLRDYLPFTDLCERLSGEATPGLDLAGLPAGAKVFLTAGLSDALAEKPVLLLTTDEERAEALAASLGSFVGNAVHLPDWELLPYELHSPERQTSADRLEALYRLGAGFAGILVATPAALARKILPKDALLAHVFEIRPGTELPPEELARRLGVMGYRRVPLVEVSGEYARRGGLFDLYPPGAEGPVRLEYFGNIVEGLRRFDPESQRTEKGVKSVTVLPLREVVVESATVERLLSGLERGETRARLESLFAREPYFDGIEYLMGNFYPELGGPLDYLQAPPLVVFDDFGLFDAARRDFAGLARSEYENTLANPPRLTPDGLASPTAPHTLDGLGERSQKYPSSIPMPAVEPARLYDDLERLTRLECIAPPLEALPTQRYHGLLETLFTDLLDWEARGWQTVLTCETRGKVERLEEILAGESLSPPVVQCPLAGGAVMPGLGLVLVTDDELFGRVAPLTTRGRRKVTNLDTFRSLELAEGDYVIHTDHGVGRFLGLEKLEHGGEEADFAKIGFQGDAKLYVPIWNLGCLERYDAAEGQRVAVDRLGGTRWQNTKQRVKRAVASLAAELIAVHAQRDALPGHAFAPDAVWQTEIEESFPFTDTDDQRRATVEVKGDMERGRPMDRLLCGDVGFGKTEVAVRAAFKAVMDSRQVAILVPTTILAEQHLDTFRSRLSPFPVRVEMLSRFIPPARQREIAADTHRGEVDILIGTHRLLSGDVRFRELGLIIVDEEQRFGVGQKELLKQRYSQVDVLTLTATPIPRTLHLAMMGARDVSNIQTPPAGRYPIKTYIGEASDALILEAVGRELERGGQVFFIHNRVQSIDSVAAYLQERMPDVRFGVAHGQLPPRRLESVMHDFIAHDYDVLVTTTIVENGTDIPNCNTIIVNRADRFGLAQLYQLRGRVGRGKHRAYAYLFTPPRRVIGELAYRRLAAVAEFNELGSGYRLALKDLELRGAGDVLGPQQSGFIEQVGFDLYVRLLREAVAELRGEAAEVREPQTQVTGDFSAYLPDGYVGSPELKLRLYRRLAECRTLDRAGELKEEFADRFGPLPREVENLFAALEVKLLGDAAGVKEVRTSGRKISLTFDDFSRAGRVNLTGCAAVSDIRPRIGAHGLGLLEAWAVDDPLRAAGELVALLKKSLADG, encoded by the coding sequence GTGCCCCCTCTCGACCGTCTGCTGCGGTATCTCAGGGATTACCTGCCTTTTACCGACTTGTGCGAGCGCCTGTCCGGTGAGGCGACCCCGGGGCTGGACCTCGCCGGGCTGCCCGCCGGGGCGAAGGTGTTCCTGACGGCGGGGCTCTCCGACGCCTTAGCCGAGAAACCCGTCCTGCTCCTGACCACCGACGAGGAGCGCGCCGAGGCGCTGGCGGCCAGCCTGGGCTCCTTCGTCGGAAACGCCGTCCACCTGCCGGACTGGGAGCTCCTTCCCTACGAGCTCCACTCGCCGGAGCGTCAGACATCCGCGGACCGGCTGGAGGCTCTTTACCGGCTCGGCGCGGGTTTTGCGGGAATCCTCGTCGCCACGCCGGCGGCCCTCGCGCGAAAAATATTACCCAAAGACGCCCTCCTCGCGCACGTCTTCGAGATCAGACCCGGGACGGAGCTGCCGCCCGAGGAGCTGGCCCGACGGCTGGGCGTCATGGGGTACCGGCGGGTCCCGCTGGTCGAAGTTTCCGGCGAGTACGCCCGCCGCGGCGGGCTGTTCGACCTCTACCCCCCCGGCGCGGAGGGGCCGGTCCGCCTGGAATACTTCGGGAACATCGTCGAAGGCCTGCGCCGTTTCGACCCTGAAAGCCAGAGAACCGAAAAGGGCGTGAAATCGGTGACGGTCCTCCCGCTCCGCGAGGTGGTGGTGGAGAGCGCGACCGTGGAGCGGCTGCTCTCCGGGTTGGAGCGGGGCGAAACCCGCGCGAGGCTGGAGAGCCTTTTCGCCCGCGAGCCCTACTTCGACGGCATCGAGTATCTTATGGGAAATTTTTACCCGGAACTCGGGGGACCCCTGGACTACCTGCAGGCGCCTCCGCTGGTTGTCTTCGACGACTTCGGGCTCTTCGATGCTGCCCGGCGGGATTTCGCCGGGCTGGCCCGGAGCGAGTACGAAAACACGCTCGCCAACCCTCCCCGGCTGACCCCCGACGGCCTCGCGTCGCCGACGGCGCCCCACACCCTGGACGGCCTCGGGGAGCGGAGCCAGAAGTACCCATCTTCCATCCCCATGCCGGCCGTCGAGCCGGCGCGGCTCTACGACGACCTCGAGCGGCTGACCCGCCTGGAGTGTATCGCGCCGCCGCTGGAAGCCCTCCCGACCCAGCGATACCACGGGCTCCTGGAAACCCTCTTCACCGACCTCTTGGACTGGGAGGCCCGGGGCTGGCAGACGGTTCTTACCTGTGAGACCCGGGGTAAGGTGGAGCGTCTGGAGGAGATACTGGCGGGGGAAAGCCTGTCCCCGCCGGTGGTCCAATGCCCCCTGGCGGGCGGGGCGGTGATGCCCGGGCTCGGCCTGGTCCTGGTGACCGACGACGAGCTCTTCGGGCGGGTGGCGCCGCTCACGACGCGCGGAAGGCGGAAGGTCACCAACCTCGACACCTTCCGGTCCCTGGAGCTCGCCGAGGGGGACTACGTCATCCACACCGATCACGGCGTCGGCCGCTTCCTCGGCCTGGAGAAGCTCGAGCACGGGGGCGAGGAGGCCGACTTCGCGAAAATCGGCTTCCAGGGGGACGCCAAGCTGTACGTCCCCATCTGGAACCTCGGCTGCCTGGAGCGCTACGACGCGGCCGAGGGGCAGAGAGTGGCGGTGGATAGGCTGGGCGGCACCCGCTGGCAGAACACCAAACAGCGGGTCAAGAGGGCGGTGGCCAGCCTGGCCGCCGAGCTCATCGCCGTGCACGCCCAGCGGGACGCCCTGCCGGGCCACGCCTTCGCCCCCGACGCCGTCTGGCAGACCGAGATCGAGGAGAGCTTCCCCTTCACCGACACCGATGACCAGCGGCGGGCCACCGTCGAGGTCAAGGGGGACATGGAGCGCGGGCGGCCCATGGACCGCCTCCTCTGCGGCGACGTGGGCTTCGGCAAGACGGAGGTTGCGGTCCGGGCGGCGTTCAAGGCGGTGATGGACTCGCGCCAGGTCGCCATCCTCGTGCCCACCACCATCCTGGCCGAGCAGCATCTCGATACCTTCCGCTCGCGCCTGTCCCCCTTCCCGGTCCGCGTCGAGATGCTCTCCCGCTTCATCCCCCCCGCCCGCCAGCGGGAGATAGCAGCCGACACCCACCGGGGCGAGGTGGACATTTTAATCGGCACCCACCGCCTCCTCTCCGGGGACGTGCGCTTCCGGGAGCTGGGGCTCATCATCGTGGACGAGGAGCAGCGGTTCGGCGTCGGGCAGAAGGAACTGTTGAAGCAGCGGTACAGCCAGGTGGACGTGCTGACCCTGACCGCGACCCCCATCCCGCGGACGCTGCATCTGGCGATGATGGGCGCCCGGGACGTCTCCAACATCCAAACCCCGCCGGCGGGGCGGTACCCGATAAAGACCTACATCGGCGAGGCGTCGGACGCGCTCATCCTGGAGGCGGTGGGGCGCGAACTGGAGCGCGGCGGGCAGGTATTCTTTATCCACAACCGCGTCCAGTCCATAGACTCCGTCGCGGCCTACCTCCAGGAGCGGATGCCGGACGTGCGCTTCGGCGTCGCCCACGGACAGCTCCCGCCCCGCCGGCTGGAGTCCGTGATGCACGACTTCATCGCCCACGACTACGACGTCCTGGTCACCACCACCATCGTCGAGAACGGCACCGACATCCCCAACTGCAACACCATCATCGTCAACCGGGCGGATCGGTTCGGGCTGGCGCAGCTCTACCAGCTCCGGGGCCGGGTAGGCCGGGGAAAGCACCGGGCCTACGCCTACCTCTTCACCCCCCCGCGTCGGGTGATAGGCGAGTTGGCCTACCGGCGGCTGGCGGCGGTGGCCGAATTCAACGAGCTGGGCTCGGGCTACCGGCTGGCGCTCAAGGACCTCGAACTGCGCGGGGCGGGGGACGTGCTGGGGCCGCAGCAGTCGGGCTTCATCGAGCAGGTCGGCTTCGACCTCTACGTGCGGCTCCTGCGGGAGGCCGTGGCCGAGCTCCGGGGGGAGGCGGCGGAAGTCCGCGAGCCGCAAACCCAGGTCACCGGCGATTTTTCCGCCTACCTCCCCGACGGGTACGTGGGGAGCCCCGAGCTCAAGCTCCGGCTCTACCGTCGGCTGGCCGAGTGCCGGACCCTGGACCGGGCGGGGGAGCTCAAGGAGGAGTTCGCCGACCGCTTCGGCCCCCTTCCCCGGGAGGTGGAAAACCTCTTCGCCGCCCTGGAGGTCAAGCTCCTGGGCGATGCCGCAGGTGTCAAGGAGGTGCGGACGAGCGGGAGGAAGATAAGCCTCACCTTCGACGACTTTTCTCGGGCGGGCCGGGTGAATCTGACCGGCTGCGCGGCGGTGAGCGATATCCGACCGCGGATCGGCGCCCACGGACTGGGGCTCCTGGAGGCCTGGGCGGTGGACGACCCGCTCCGGGCGGCCGGGGAGCTCGTCGCGCTTTTGAAGAAATCCCTCGCCGACGGTTGA